A stretch of Paenibacillus sp. URB8-2 DNA encodes these proteins:
- a CDS encoding GNAT family N-acetyltransferase, whose amino-acid sequence MFHFVIDDELVLKPLAVEQAGSMLLLVDQSRERLRKWLPWVDSVTDPSHMTTFIKTAIRQGSDNGGFTAGLWVSGEMAGIIGFHEIDWHNRSVGIGYWLGESFEGNGYMTSACRVFIDHALLEMELNRVEIRCATGNISSRAIPERLGFVLEGVIREAEKLPSGYVNHAVYGMVRGEWKLLR is encoded by the coding sequence TTGTTCCATTTTGTGATCGATGATGAGCTTGTCCTGAAGCCTCTGGCGGTGGAGCAGGCCGGGTCCATGCTTTTGCTGGTGGATCAGTCAAGGGAACGTCTGCGCAAATGGCTGCCCTGGGTGGACAGCGTGACGGACCCGTCCCATATGACTACCTTTATCAAAACGGCCATTCGGCAGGGCAGCGACAACGGCGGGTTTACCGCCGGCCTGTGGGTAAGCGGCGAAATGGCCGGCATTATCGGATTTCATGAAATCGACTGGCACAACCGGTCCGTTGGCATCGGCTATTGGCTGGGGGAGAGCTTCGAAGGCAACGGCTATATGACCAGCGCCTGCCGGGTGTTCATCGACCATGCCCTGCTGGAAATGGAGCTTAACCGGGTAGAAATCCGCTGCGCCACGGGCAATATCTCCAGCCGCGCCATTCCCGAGCGTCTGGGCTTCGTCCTGGAGGGCGTGATCCGGGAAGCCGAGAAGCTCCCGTCCGGCTATGTCAACCATGCCGTATACGGCATGGTGCGGGGTGAGTGGAAGCTGCTCCGGTAA
- a CDS encoding glutamine--tRNA ligase/YqeY domain fusion protein → MENRITPSNFIKNVITEDLRSGKVNEVVTRFPPEPNGYLHIGHAKAIWINFTLAGEFGGKTNLRFDDTNPLKEDTEYVKSIEQDVKWLGYTWENLRFASDYFEEMYERAELLINKGKAYVDDLSADQIRELRGTLTEPGKNSPYRDRSVEESLDLFRRMRAGEFKDGEKVLRAKIDMASPNINLRDPVIYRISHAHHHNTGDKWCIYPMYTYAHPLEDAIEGVTHSLCSLEFEDQRPFYDWVIAECEMPAVPHQYEFGRLNLAQTVTSKRKLKLLVDEGHVDGWDDPRMPTISGLRRRGYTPEAIRSFVYETGISKSQGLVDLQMLEHFIREDLKLKAPRTMAVLRPLKVVITNYPEGQVEWLEAENNSENEEMGSRQIPFSREIYIERDDFMENPPSKYFRLFPGNEVRLKHAYFIKCNEVIKDENGEVTELHCTYDPETKSGSGFTGRKVKGTLHWVEASHAAAAEFRLYEPLILAEEPEGEGEADELEGAVKPAQSFLDQLNPKSIEILHGFVEPELKDSKPQDKFQFFRHGYFNVDSRYSQPGNPVFNLIVSLKSSYHPPKQG, encoded by the coding sequence GTGGAGAACCGGATCACCCCCTCCAATTTCATTAAAAATGTCATTACCGAAGATCTCCGCTCTGGCAAAGTTAACGAAGTCGTCACCCGGTTCCCCCCTGAACCGAACGGCTATCTGCATATTGGACACGCCAAGGCGATCTGGATCAATTTCACGCTTGCGGGTGAGTTCGGAGGCAAGACGAACCTGCGCTTTGACGATACGAATCCGCTCAAGGAAGATACGGAGTACGTCAAATCGATCGAGCAAGATGTGAAATGGCTCGGTTACACTTGGGAGAACCTGCGCTTCGCCTCCGACTATTTCGAAGAAATGTATGAACGGGCGGAGCTTTTGATTAACAAGGGCAAGGCTTACGTGGACGATCTCAGCGCGGACCAAATTCGCGAGCTTCGCGGCACGCTGACCGAACCGGGGAAGAACAGCCCCTACCGCGACCGCAGCGTAGAAGAGAGTCTCGATCTGTTCCGCCGCATGCGCGCGGGCGAGTTCAAGGACGGCGAGAAGGTGCTGCGCGCCAAGATCGATATGGCTTCGCCCAACATCAACCTGCGCGATCCGGTCATTTACCGGATTTCCCATGCCCATCATCACAATACGGGCGACAAATGGTGCATCTACCCGATGTACACCTACGCGCATCCGCTTGAAGATGCCATCGAAGGCGTGACGCATTCCCTCTGTTCTCTGGAGTTCGAGGATCAGCGTCCGTTCTACGACTGGGTCATCGCCGAATGCGAGATGCCAGCCGTGCCGCATCAATACGAATTCGGGCGCCTGAATCTGGCGCAGACCGTAACGAGCAAGCGGAAGCTCAAGCTGCTGGTGGACGAAGGGCATGTCGACGGCTGGGACGACCCGCGCATGCCGACGATTTCCGGGCTTCGCCGCCGCGGCTATACGCCGGAGGCCATCCGCAGCTTCGTGTACGAGACGGGCATTTCCAAAAGCCAGGGTCTGGTCGATCTGCAAATGCTGGAGCACTTTATCCGCGAGGATCTGAAGCTGAAGGCGCCCCGCACGATGGCGGTGCTTCGCCCGCTGAAGGTTGTCATTACGAACTATCCCGAGGGTCAGGTCGAATGGCTGGAAGCGGAAAATAACAGCGAGAACGAGGAAATGGGCAGCCGGCAAATTCCGTTCTCCCGCGAGATTTACATTGAGCGCGACGATTTTATGGAGAATCCGCCGAGTAAGTATTTCCGGTTGTTTCCGGGCAATGAAGTGCGCCTGAAGCATGCCTATTTCATCAAGTGCAACGAAGTAATCAAGGATGAGAACGGCGAAGTGACCGAGCTCCACTGTACCTACGATCCGGAGACGAAGAGCGGCAGCGGGTTTACCGGCCGCAAGGTGAAAGGGACGCTGCACTGGGTGGAGGCAAGCCATGCCGCTGCGGCGGAATTCCGTCTGTATGAGCCGCTGATTCTCGCGGAGGAACCGGAAGGCGAAGGAGAAGCCGATGAGCTGGAAGGTGCGGTCAAGCCCGCGCAATCGTTCCTGGATCAGCTGAACCCGAAGTCGATCGAAATTCTGCACGGCTTCGTGGAGCCGGAGCTGAAGGACAGCAAGCCGCAGGACAAGTTCCAGTTCTTCCGTCACGGTTATTTTAACGTCGACAGCCGGTATTCGCAGCCCGGCAATCCGGTCTTCAACCTGATCGTTTCGCTCAAGAGTTCGTACCACCCGCCGAAGCAGGGCTAG
- a CDS encoding SRPBCC domain-containing protein, giving the protein MGYGRGGTKGAETVVTVELVPRHSGTLLSLTHAGFYDEESKNAHGQAWPFVLEQLDKQMAGETS; this is encoded by the coding sequence ATGGGTTACGGGAGAGGGGGGACGAAAGGAGCCGAGACGGTTGTCACGGTCGAGCTGGTTCCCCGGCATAGCGGTACGCTGCTAAGTCTCACGCATGCTGGATTTTATGATGAGGAGTCCAAAAACGCGCATGGGCAGGCATGGCCTTTCGTATTGGAGCAGCTGGACAAACAAATGGCCGGAGAGACTTCATAA
- a CDS encoding MFS transporter, with translation MRFLNDYPREIKVFLIASLINATGSALMWPLVTMYVFDELGRSMQDAGLVILIQSIGGIAGQLLGGALYHKVGVNKLIVGALAMNALALFALPAASASWTMFMIAMGLVGLFGALSMPAIQAFIGFRFAERRAELFNIVYVANNIGVAVGTALSGFLADISYMLSFVMNGVTSAVFAVFFFVYLGKVGGAQGPVPGESRRAQPRAVSNWKLMGNTRIYLFMALGSLFLLIGNSIWNTGVSPFIISEGLPKKYYGFLWTLNGILIFAAQPLVALIKRWFAAGSAAQMTASAVFYLSGYAVILTMPSYAGMLLAMLLTTLGEMLIAPAMPAFITEHASLGAPFYLGLTGGIGAVGRVLGPYFMGGLFDAGGLAPTAWLACGVAVLAVGFFLIHAYGSRRGALLAESAESAKSA, from the coding sequence ATGAGGTTTTTGAATGACTATCCTAGAGAAATAAAAGTATTTCTGATCGCAAGCTTGATTAACGCGACCGGCAGCGCGCTGATGTGGCCGCTGGTTACGATGTATGTATTTGACGAGCTGGGACGGAGCATGCAGGATGCCGGACTCGTTATTTTGATTCAGTCGATTGGCGGGATTGCAGGGCAGCTGCTCGGCGGCGCCCTGTATCATAAAGTCGGGGTGAACAAGCTGATTGTCGGTGCGCTGGCCATGAATGCGCTGGCTCTGTTCGCCCTCCCGGCGGCAAGCGCAAGCTGGACGATGTTCATGATCGCAATGGGGCTGGTGGGACTGTTTGGCGCGCTCTCCATGCCCGCGATCCAGGCGTTCATCGGCTTTCGGTTCGCGGAGCGGCGGGCCGAGCTGTTCAATATCGTCTATGTCGCCAACAATATCGGCGTGGCGGTCGGAACGGCGCTGAGCGGATTTCTGGCCGATATCTCCTATATGCTGAGCTTCGTGATGAACGGCGTCACCTCCGCCGTATTTGCCGTTTTTTTCTTTGTGTATCTGGGAAAAGTGGGCGGCGCGCAGGGACCGGTTCCGGGCGAATCCAGGAGGGCGCAGCCGCGGGCCGTTTCCAACTGGAAACTGATGGGCAACACACGGATCTATCTGTTTATGGCCCTCGGTTCGCTGTTTCTGCTCATCGGCAATTCCATCTGGAATACGGGAGTGTCGCCATTCATCATTTCGGAAGGTTTGCCGAAGAAATATTATGGCTTCCTGTGGACGCTAAACGGCATTCTGATCTTCGCCGCCCAGCCGCTGGTCGCCTTGATCAAGCGCTGGTTCGCGGCCGGATCGGCGGCGCAGATGACGGCGAGCGCCGTCTTTTACCTAAGCGGCTACGCCGTCATCCTGACGATGCCGAGCTATGCAGGAATGCTGCTCGCGATGCTGCTGACGACGCTTGGCGAAATGCTCATTGCTCCCGCCATGCCGGCGTTTATCACGGAGCATGCCTCGCTGGGCGCTCCATTCTATCTGGGCCTCACCGGAGGAATCGGAGCGGTCGGCAGGGTGCTTGGCCCTTACTTCATGGGCGGCCTGTTCGACGCGGGAGGCTTGGCTCCGACCGCCTGGCTGGCCTGCGGAGTGGCGGTGCTCGCGGTAGGGTTTTTCCTGATTCATGCGTACGGCAGCAGACGCGGCGCGCTGCTTGCGGAGTCGGCGGAATCGGCGAAATCGGCTTGA
- a CDS encoding MOSC domain-containing protein translates to MKIMSLNVGMPVTALYHGKTLETGIYKFPVEGPVLLSADGLTGDGQADLVNHGGPDKAVCVYPLEHYAYWEQWLGKKLNSAAFGENLATAGLLETEVCIGDIYEIGTALVQVSQPRYPCFKLSQKHGPAEFPAEVLRTGFSGFYFRVLREGELASGSAIVKVSSGYGGVPVSRVLQMMATGRGDKQGLEELVRLEALASGIRSRFQGWLDGLE, encoded by the coding sequence ATGAAAATCATGTCATTGAACGTAGGAATGCCAGTAACGGCCCTTTATCACGGAAAGACGCTGGAGACGGGCATATACAAATTTCCTGTGGAGGGTCCCGTGCTTCTGTCGGCAGACGGGCTGACCGGGGACGGACAAGCCGATCTGGTCAATCACGGAGGGCCGGACAAGGCCGTCTGCGTGTATCCATTGGAGCATTACGCCTACTGGGAACAATGGCTTGGCAAAAAGCTGAACAGCGCCGCCTTCGGAGAAAATCTGGCGACCGCCGGGCTGCTCGAAACGGAAGTCTGCATCGGCGACATTTATGAGATCGGGACCGCGCTCGTTCAGGTAAGCCAGCCCCGATACCCCTGCTTCAAGCTCTCGCAAAAGCACGGCCCGGCGGAATTTCCCGCAGAGGTGCTGAGGACGGGCTTCAGCGGCTTCTATTTCCGGGTGCTGCGCGAAGGGGAGCTGGCCTCCGGCTCGGCCATCGTGAAGGTTTCCTCCGGGTACGGCGGAGTGCCGGTGTCGCGCGTGCTGCAGATGATGGCGACCGGGCGCGGGGACAAGCAAGGCCTGGAAGAGCTGGTCCGGCTGGAAGCTCTGGCGTCCGGTATCCGGTCGCGGTTCCAGGGGTGGCTGGACGGGCTGGAGTAA
- a CDS encoding GNAT family N-acetyltransferase — MLHIDRDTLSIRLSELRDVRELIMLDHLIWTEDTAPAALSWRSSEDYLLHAPPGSQLVAVKGDKLCGYVGFGCPTGMKSNRHVYEIHIAVHPDRQRSGIGRDLIEAVKKLAAERGIRKLRLRALSCNVPALAFYHKCGFREEGRLREEFYLGGRYVDEVFMSCRLM, encoded by the coding sequence ATGCTTCACATAGACAGAGATACGCTGTCGATCCGGCTCTCCGAGCTTCGCGATGTTCGCGAGCTGATTATGCTGGATCATCTGATATGGACCGAGGATACGGCTCCAGCAGCTTTGTCGTGGAGGTCGAGCGAGGACTATTTGCTGCATGCGCCTCCTGGCTCCCAGCTTGTGGCGGTAAAAGGGGACAAGCTGTGCGGCTATGTCGGCTTCGGCTGTCCTACCGGTATGAAGAGCAACCGGCATGTCTATGAGATTCATATTGCCGTTCATCCCGACCGGCAGCGTTCGGGAATCGGCCGGGACCTGATTGAGGCCGTCAAGAAGCTGGCCGCTGAGCGCGGCATCCGCAAGCTTCGGCTGCGCGCGCTTTCCTGCAATGTCCCGGCTCTGGCTTTTTATCACAAATGCGGTTTCCGGGAAGAAGGGCGGCTGCGCGAGGAATTTTATCTTGGGGGCCGGTATGTGGACGAAGTATTTATGAGCTGCCGCCTCATGTAG
- a CDS encoding SRPBCC family protein, with protein sequence MAFSLKVERQMDALPEVLFQAWTRRFDRWFAAPGSVIMQGEVNTVFFFETISPTGTDSAVRRHPHYGRFLRLEQDRLVEMTWVTGEGGRKEPRRLSRSSWFPGIAVRC encoded by the coding sequence ATGGCTTTTTCTTTGAAAGTGGAGCGGCAGATGGATGCTTTGCCTGAAGTTCTTTTTCAAGCGTGGACCCGGCGGTTTGACCGTTGGTTTGCGGCGCCCGGTTCGGTGATTATGCAGGGTGAAGTCAACACCGTATTCTTTTTTGAGACCATCTCCCCCACCGGGACGGACAGCGCAGTTCGGCGTCATCCCCATTACGGCCGGTTTCTCAGGCTCGAACAGGACCGCCTTGTTGAAATGACATGGGTTACGGGAGAGGGGGGACGAAAGGAGCCGAGACGGTTGTCACGGTCGAGCTGGTTCCCCGGCATAGCGGTACGCTGCTAA
- a CDS encoding DUF2164 domain-containing protein has product MKPIKMTKEHRETMLDHIQEYFEVERGESIGRLAADNLLDFFMKELGPIVYNQALSDCRTLTMQRMQGLEEDIYALEWKASRK; this is encoded by the coding sequence ATGAAACCGATCAAAATGACAAAAGAGCATCGGGAAACGATGCTTGATCATATTCAGGAATATTTCGAGGTTGAACGCGGCGAGAGCATCGGGCGTCTTGCGGCGGACAACCTGCTGGACTTTTTCATGAAAGAGCTTGGACCTATCGTCTACAACCAGGCGCTGAGCGACTGCCGGACCCTGACAATGCAGCGGATGCAAGGGCTGGAAGAGGATATCTATGCTCTGGAATGGAAAGCATCCCGAAAATAA